ctggtgctgggggccacGTGCCCACCCCAAAAAGCAGCGCCTTGCAGTGCTTATGGGGGGGGCAAAGCAACAGCATGGgcaggggtcccgggggggtgcTTCGCCCCTGGGCGCAGCTCCGGGTAGCTGCCGTGCGGGCGGCACAAGCAAAGGGTTAAGTCCTGCTCGGCATGCGGGAAGCGGGCGCGCTCCCACCCCCTTCGCTGGCGGAGGCCGAGCCGGGTGCGTCCCGGGATGGAGGCGGCGCATCCCACATGTTTGGTTTGCACCCTGCCGAGAGGAGccggggggaaggaggggccctttccccgccgcctcgccccgcgGGAGGCAGCCCCTCGAGCCGGAGCCGGGACACCGTGCacggaggagctgggggtgcgCAGACACCAACGGCCCTAAATCTGGGGGGCcaggggaaagggagagcaTTCGGCCGGGGTGGGCAGCTCGTGCGCTGCTTCAAGCCCCGGGCAGGAGCAGCGGCGGGGAGACGCGAGCGCAGCGGGGGCTTTTGGGCTCTTTCATGGTCCCTTTGGGGCTGCAGTGtcccgggcagggcaggaggggatggCGAGATGCCGAGGGGCTCGTGGCATGGCCACTCGGTCCCTCTCGTGTGGGCAGCCGGGGGCTGGGAGGCTGTGGCGCCGTGCTGGGACGGTGGGGACAGCGGTGGGGACAGCAGCGTGCCCGAGCCTGGCTGTCCCTGCCCCACCgggagccaggctgggggctcCCGTGCCAGCCCGGCCCGGGAGCTGCGGGGAGCCAGCCCCTCCCTCAGCATCGCCAAACAAGCCGGGTGTTTTGCGTGTGAAGCCGCGCTTGCGGCGGTGCTTGCTCCATGTATCCTCATGCAAACCTCTCTCTCCCGCAGAGCTGACACCATGAACCAGCTGGTCCTTTGCACGCTGCTTCTCTTGGTCCCCGGGGAGCTCGCGCGGGCATGTCCCGCTGGCTGCCAGTGCCAGGACCCCAAGACCATCCTGTGCGCGGCCAGACGGGGCCACACCgtgccccgggggctgccccccaacACCCTCTCCCTGTACGTCTTTGAGAACGGCATCACGACGCTCAGCGAGGACAGCTTCACGGGGCTGCCCGCCCTTCAGCTCTTGGACCTCTCACAAAACAAGATCACCAGCATCCAGAAAAACGTCTTCCAGCCCCTAACGGAGCTTGTCAACTTGGACCTGTCCTCCAACCAGCTGCAGGAGATCACCAATGAGACCTTCCACGGGCTGCGGCTGCTGGAGCGGCTCTACCTGCAGAGGAACAGGATCCAGCACATCCACGCCGCCGCGTTCGACACGCTGGAGAACCTGCTGGAGCTGAAGCTGCAGAACAACCAGCTCTGGGCAGTGCCCCCCCTTGACCTGCCCAACCTCCTGCTGCTGGACATCAGCTGGAACAAGATCCCCACTATTGCACCCGGGACCTTCCACGCCGTCAACATCGAGTCTCTGAAGATTGCGGGGCTGGGCCTGACGAGCTTGGACGAGGAGCTCTTCCAGGCCCAGAACAACCTCCACGAGCTGGATGTCTCCAACAACCTGCTGGAGCGCGTCCCGGCCGTGCTGCGGCGCCTGGGGAGCCTCACCAAGCTCAGCCTGGCTGGCAATGCCCAGATCTCCCAGCTGCCGGCAGAGGACTTCCACAGCCTTCACAACCTCCAGGAGCTGGACATCAGCAACCTCAACATCAACACCATCCCTCGGGACTTCTCTGGCTTTTTCCCGAGGCTCCGGGCCGTGACAGCTGCCGGCAACCCCTTCAACTGCATCTGCCAGATGAGCTGGCTCGTGCAGTGGGTGAACGCCAGCAGCGTGGTCCTCCGGCGGCCCGAGGAGACGCGCTGCcacttccccccaaaaaactccGGCaagctcctccaccacctgcagTACGCTGACTTCGGCTGCCCCacgaccaccaccaccaccaccacgaccaCCACCACGCCGCGCACCACCACGCTGCGGCCGCCTGCGCCGCTCCCCACCAgcagccgcccgccgccggaGCCCAGCACCGCCGCTCCCACCCCGCAGGCCAGGGCCTCCCCCGGCAGCTCCGCACCGGTGTCCTTCAGcgtccccccggcccccagcagccccccgccgcaGATCTGCCCCCCGCGCACGTGTCTGAACGGCGGCACCTGCCAGCTGGACGCACGCAGCCACCTGCAGTGCCTGTGCCCGCAGGGCTTCGCCGGGGCGTactgcgaggaggaggaggcgaggGGGACGACGCCGTCCCCGGCCACCCAGGCGCCGACGCCGAGCCGGCAGATCAGCATCACGCAGGTGAGCAGCACGTCCCTGAAGGTGGACTTGCAGAACTACGTCCAGTCCAAAGCGCAGCTGAAGGGCATCCGGCTGAGCTACCGAAACCTCTCCGGGCCGGACAAGCGGCCCGTGATGCTCCGCTTGCCGGCCTCGCTCTCCGAGTACACGGTGCGGGCGCTGAGGCCCAACTGCACCTACCGCGTCTGCGTCGGGCCGCTGGGGGagaaggtctccaaggaggagtTCTGCGTCGAGGCGCACACCTTGCAGATGACCCACCAGCAGCACTCGCCCGTCACCCAGGGCAAGGACAACAACCTCACCCTGATGATCGTCCCCGCGCTGGccgccgtgctgctgctggtggtggtggtgacgGCGGTCACGTACTACCGCCGGCACCGCCGGGCGAAGGCGCACGCGGGCGGCGGGGTGGACGCCGGCCCGCTGGAGCTGGAAGGCGTGAAAGCCTGCCTGGACAACGGGGATCTGAGCAACCACAGCCGCAAGGGGCCGGAGGCCGCGATGCTCTCGGGCGGCTCCGAGTGCGAGGTCCCGCTCATGCAGGCGCACTACCCCAGCAACAACAACACCACCGCGCTCAAGCCCTCCTACTTCTGAGCCAGGCGGCACGGGCAGCCGGGCGAGGGGAGCCCCGCGCGGCCGGCGGCAGCACCCGGCCCCGTTCCTCCGGGCCGAGGAACAGCGAGGAGTTAACTGAATGAAGGCACAAAGCCCAAACCCGTAACGTGCAATTTCTGAGAGGCTTACACACTTAGGGAGTAGACACTAATTTTACCGCTCGGCGTATGACTAAGTGCCTTGATTTCTGTGACTCTACGTAGAACGTGGGTAGCGAAAGAGAGGGGTTTTCGTTTTTAATTTGGGGTTTGGGttggccttttatttttttttagctagtGCTAAAAAGAAAGTCATCGGTGACTTAGCTAAGGGGCATCAACGTGCTGGCAACAAGGGCCCTTTAGTGGAGCACGGCCCGTGGCTCTCAACTCCCTGGAAGCTGATGTGAGCGGCGCGGCCCAGCCGAGGTGCTGGGACCCTCGGGACCCCCGGGCCGCGCGCCAAAGGAAGCGCCGAGCAGGCAAACCGGGAATCGAAGCTTTAAGAACTCAGAGAGAATATTTATACATGGttatttcccatttcttctgGGAAAACTCTTTTTCTAGTACAGGTTTGTGTACATCTGTTTTGTAAGGCAGACCAGAAGGGTgtctttttgtaaaaaaaataaaataaaataataacaacaaggAATTGTGCACAGCATTTGCAATCTTGGGAGCTGCGGGACCCCTCCCAAGGGcggcacagcccagctcccctgGGGCTCTCGGGCAGAccctgctggtggcagtgcCTGTGTCCCCTGCAGAGGAGGGGACAGGTCGGCCGCGTCCTCCCCGTTGCTGCTGGCGCTGGATGAGTTGGGGCAGTTTTTTGGAGGTTCCAGCCCCATGAAGCTGCCCCCCCAGCGCGAGCTGCTAGCAAAACAGAGGCCACGAGTTTCAAATGAGACCCTGCCCTGCGCATCATCCAGCCTGACTTCATCCTGCCCCGGCTGCCAGATGGCCGCGGGGCGTCGGACAAACAGCGTGGCTCAACCTCGATAACCTCCTGACgtcaccctcctcctcctctcctccacctcctcctcctcctccttgcgCCAGCCTCACGCCAAGGGGCTGCCCGGGGCTCTGCCCTGCATCTGGCACCGTGCCGTGCCTGAGCCTTCATCCCCAGCCACGCAGCTGCTCGGCCTGCAGGAGGGCCACGGTCCCCCCACGCCGGGGGCTGCCACCACGCCGAGGCTCAGGCAGCCCGTGCTGGGCCCCCCTCCCGGGTgcgagcccccccggccccaggaACAGCCGTGTTCGTGCGCtggctgcggcggggggggctcggggccggcgcGAGGCAGGTTCCTGCTGCCAAGTGCTTTCTGCTCCAACCTCTGGTTTTAATCGTTTTCCAATCCTTTATCTTTCGGGCTGGAATTTTCCAGGTTGGGTCCCTGCCCGCGGAGGTATGTTTTATTTGGAGAAAATGAGCAAAGCGGGCTGAAGCGCCGCCACCACAGCGAGCGGAGCTGTGGCGGGCCGGCTGCCGAAAGGGTTACAGAGGGGACACGACCCAAcggggctgctgcctccccggGCTGGCGGCTCAGGTGAgcgccctgcagccccccccagcctaCCGGGACCCCCAGGCGCACCGCGCTGCTGCAGGATGTGGCCCTGACCCGGTCCTGTGCGCGCTCTGGATGCAATTAGGGGcgcggggcggcagcgggggctgTCTGGCgtggccccccccggctcccagGTGGGTTTCCGGCAGGGCTGGCTCCCATTAGGGCCGGCGCAgtggcagcgggggcccctcTCCGGCGCGGGCGGGCAGGCGCGAGGGCCACGCTCGCCCGCTCAAAGGGCCCATTGTGGTTCTCTCCCCacagatttttcaaattaacatcccaaattcctctgaaaattgctgctgtgtaa
This is a stretch of genomic DNA from Anser cygnoides isolate HZ-2024a breed goose chromosome 15, Taihu_goose_T2T_genome, whole genome shotgun sequence. It encodes these proteins:
- the VASN gene encoding LOW QUALITY PROTEIN: vasorin (The sequence of the model RefSeq protein was modified relative to this genomic sequence to represent the inferred CDS: inserted 1 base in 1 codon; deleted 2 bases in 1 codon) → MEAAHPTCLVCTLPRGAGEGGALSPPPRPAGGXPLEPEPGHRARRSWGADTMNQLVLCTLLLLVPGELARACPAGCQCQDPKTILCAARRGHTVPRGLPPNTLSLYVFENGITTLSEDSFTGLPALQLLDLSQNKITSIQKNVFQPLTELVNLDLSSNQLQEITNETFHGLRLLERLYLQRNRIQHIHAAAFDTLENLLELKLQNNQLWAVPPLDLPNLLLLDISWNKIPTIAPGTFHAVNIESLKIAGLGLTSLDEELFQAQNNLHELDVSNNLLERVPAVLRRLGSLTKLSLAGNAQISQLPAEDFHSLHNLQELDISNLNINTIPRDFSGFFPRLRAVTAAGNPFNCICQMSWLVQWVNASSVVLRRPEETRCHFPPKNSGKLLHHLQYADFGCPTTTTTTTTTTTTPRTTTLRPPAPLPTSSRPPPEPSTAAPTPQARASPGSSAPVSFSVPPAPSSPPPQICPPRTCLNGGTCQLDARSHLQCLCPQGFAGAYCEEEEARGTTPSPATQAPTPSRQISITQVSSTSLKVDLQNYVQSKAQLKGIRLSYRNLSGPDKRPVMLRLPASLSEYTVRALRPNCTYRVCVGPLGEKVSKEEFCVEAHTLQMTHQQHSPVTQGKDNNLTLMIVPALAAVLLLVVVVTAVTYYRRHRRAKAHAGGGVDAGPLELEGVKACLDNGDLSNHSRKGPEAAMLSGGSECEVPLMQAHYPSNNNTTALKPSYF